A stretch of the Aegilops tauschii subsp. strangulata cultivar AL8/78 chromosome 4, Aet v6.0, whole genome shotgun sequence genome encodes the following:
- the LOC141021553 gene encoding uncharacterized protein has translation MRAPSGMDSEEDTSLDHQHMAVDLTPAGMDTLSNRSNKGITELSDCSNPGCGVVDSITANPEFSELHSGRSAPKRKSKREAFEGMDYRIAPAVKSPFQKCVERAAFRGDADVFVPSVGTIFDSKDEAYDFYNMFS, from the exons ATGAGAGCTCCATCCGGCATGGATAGCGAAGAAGACACCTCTTTAGACCATCAGCACATGGCTGTTGATCTCACTCCTGCCGGCATGGATACGCTCTCTAACAG ATCAAACAAAGGCATCACCGAGCTATCAGATTGTTCTAATCCTGGCTGTGGTGTTGTTGATTCAATCACAGCGAATCCAGAGTTCTCAGAACTGCATTCTGGAAGATCGGCACCTAAGCGGAAAAG TAAACGGGAAGCGTTTGAAGGAATGGACTACAGAATTGCCCCTGCAGTAAAAAGTCCGTTCCAGAAGTGTGTGGAGCGCGCTGCTTTTAGGGGTGATGCAGATGTGTTCGTTCCAAGTGTTGGAAcaatctttgattcaaaggatgaAGCCTACGATTTCTACAACATGTTCTCTTGA